Proteins found in one Microbacterium sp. SSM24 genomic segment:
- a CDS encoding cytochrome c biogenesis protein ResB, with protein MSRSRSDLDGTEPLRPADHADSDSEVIQPALGIVGWLRWGWRQLTSMRTALVLLLLLAIAAVPGSLVPQRSADPNGVTQYFADNPDLAPILDNLSMFDVYTSPWFSAIYILLFVSLIGCVIPRTKHHWKALRAKPPRTPARLSRLDAHRSEVVELTPGTDAAAAASSAIELAQQQLKKAGYRVERYDAGATLSVSAERGYVRETGNLVFHAALIGVLLAVGLGGGFTYTGQTVIIEGRSFVNTMLDYTSFNPGRFVDENALAPYSLTLDRFDVTYQPYGEQGSGQAGDFVANLTTQRAGEQPQPGEVRVNHPLDMGGDRIYLMGNGYAPTITIRDPDGEVVYSESVPFLPQDTNMTSLGVVKVADGLSEQMGLVGFFYPTQAPLSTGAFASAYPDLVLPVLSLDVYVGDLGIDDGTPRSVYTLDPSGMEKLAGRGADVAAIELAPGETAELPGGYGTITFENEASDSAHGYEGSVKRYVSLSIHRDAGATWVLLFAVLATAGLLAALFVPRRRMWVKVSPDAGTLRIEYAALARGEDPTLDSAVEQFAQKHGDSIQGPSSPRVD; from the coding sequence GTGTCCCGCTCCCGCTCTGACCTCGACGGCACCGAGCCGCTGCGGCCGGCCGATCACGCCGATTCCGACAGCGAGGTCATCCAGCCCGCGTTGGGCATCGTGGGATGGCTGCGCTGGGGCTGGCGCCAGCTCACCTCGATGCGCACCGCGCTGGTGCTGCTGCTGCTACTCGCGATCGCCGCGGTTCCCGGATCGCTGGTGCCGCAGCGCAGCGCCGACCCCAACGGTGTGACGCAGTACTTCGCCGACAATCCCGACCTGGCGCCGATCCTCGACAACCTGAGCATGTTCGACGTGTACACGTCGCCCTGGTTCTCGGCGATCTACATCCTGCTGTTCGTGTCGCTCATCGGCTGCGTGATCCCGCGCACGAAGCACCACTGGAAGGCGCTGCGCGCGAAGCCTCCACGCACCCCCGCGCGTCTGTCGCGGCTGGACGCGCACCGCTCCGAGGTGGTCGAGCTCACGCCGGGGACGGATGCCGCGGCCGCGGCCTCGTCGGCGATCGAACTCGCCCAGCAGCAGCTGAAGAAGGCCGGCTACCGGGTCGAGCGCTACGACGCGGGCGCGACCCTGTCGGTGTCGGCGGAACGCGGATACGTGCGCGAGACCGGCAACCTGGTCTTCCACGCCGCGCTCATCGGGGTGCTCCTGGCGGTCGGTCTCGGCGGCGGTTTCACCTACACCGGGCAGACCGTCATCATCGAGGGTCGCTCGTTCGTGAACACCATGCTCGACTACACGTCGTTCAACCCCGGCCGGTTCGTCGACGAGAACGCGCTCGCGCCGTATTCGCTCACCCTCGACCGCTTCGACGTCACCTATCAGCCGTACGGCGAGCAGGGGTCGGGGCAGGCGGGCGACTTCGTCGCGAACCTCACCACGCAGCGCGCCGGCGAGCAGCCGCAGCCGGGGGAGGTGCGGGTCAACCACCCGCTCGACATGGGCGGCGACCGCATCTACCTCATGGGCAACGGCTACGCGCCGACCATCACGATCCGCGACCCCGACGGCGAGGTCGTGTACTCGGAGTCGGTGCCGTTCCTGCCGCAGGACACCAACATGACCTCGCTCGGGGTCGTGAAGGTCGCGGACGGGCTCTCCGAGCAGATGGGCCTTGTCGGCTTCTTCTATCCGACGCAGGCACCGCTGTCGACGGGAGCGTTCGCGTCGGCGTACCCCGACCTCGTGCTGCCGGTGCTGTCGCTCGACGTCTACGTCGGCGATCTCGGCATCGACGACGGCACGCCCCGCTCGGTGTACACGCTCGATCCGAGCGGCATGGAGAAGCTCGCGGGTCGCGGGGCGGACGTCGCCGCGATCGAGCTCGCGCCGGGCGAGACGGCCGAGCTGCCCGGCGGCTACGGCACGATCACGTTCGAGAACGAGGCATCCGATTCCGCCCACGGGTACGAGGGCTCGGTCAAGCGCTACGTGTCGCTGTCGATCCACCGGGATGCCGGGGCCACCTGGGTGCTCCTGTTCGCCGTGCTCGCCACCGCCGGGCTCCTGGCCGCGCTGTTCGTGCCGCGTCGTCGCATGTGGGTGAAGGTCTCGCCGGATGCCGGCACCCTGCGGATCGAGTACGCGGCGCTCGCACGCGGCGAGGATCCGACGCTCGATTCGGCCGTGGAGCAGTTCGCGCAGAAGCACGGCGACAGCATCCAGGGGCCCTCCAGCCCGCGCGTAGACTGA
- the ccsB gene encoding c-type cytochrome biogenesis protein CcsB, which produces MPETAALSLDDVSVLLVWTAIAVYALAFIAYAVDLARRGAVAVDAKDAEVRELVGAGRVGIAEMRAQEKAAEAALNAPISQRPRLVWARIGTSLTVLAFLFHLGADVTRGIAAGRVPWSNMYEFALTGTLLIVAVYIGVLFRYDLRFLGTFITGLVVVLLGGTAIWFYTDIVPLMDPLKSIWLVIHVFVASLATALFALAFGLSVLQLMQARRERRALAAAELAEGAPAKSGPGFLRTLPSAEALESLAYRFAILGFIFWTFTLIAGSIWANDAWGRYWGFDTKEVWTFVIWVLYAGYIHARATRGWRGSRSAWLSIIGFTAVIFNFTIVNMFFKGLHAYSGLS; this is translated from the coding sequence ATGCCCGAAACCGCCGCCCTCTCGCTCGACGATGTCTCGGTGCTCCTGGTCTGGACGGCGATCGCCGTCTACGCGCTCGCGTTCATCGCGTACGCGGTCGACCTCGCTCGCCGTGGTGCGGTCGCGGTCGACGCGAAGGACGCCGAGGTGCGCGAGCTCGTCGGCGCCGGCCGCGTCGGCATCGCCGAGATGCGCGCGCAGGAGAAGGCGGCCGAGGCGGCGCTGAACGCCCCGATCTCGCAGCGTCCGCGACTGGTGTGGGCACGCATCGGAACGTCGCTCACGGTGCTGGCGTTCCTGTTCCACCTCGGGGCCGACGTGACGCGCGGCATCGCCGCGGGGCGCGTGCCGTGGTCGAACATGTACGAGTTCGCCCTCACCGGCACGCTGCTGATCGTCGCCGTGTACATCGGCGTGCTGTTCCGCTACGACCTGCGGTTCCTCGGCACCTTCATCACGGGCCTCGTCGTGGTGCTCCTGGGCGGCACGGCGATCTGGTTCTACACCGACATCGTGCCGCTGATGGACCCGCTGAAGTCGATCTGGCTCGTGATCCACGTGTTCGTCGCCTCGCTCGCGACCGCGCTCTTCGCGCTCGCCTTCGGGCTCTCGGTGCTGCAGCTCATGCAGGCACGGCGGGAGCGTCGGGCGCTTGCGGCTGCCGAGCTCGCGGAAGGCGCTCCGGCGAAGTCGGGCCCGGGCTTCCTGCGCACGCTGCCCAGCGCCGAGGCGCTGGAGTCGCTGGCGTACCGCTTCGCGATCCTCGGCTTCATCTTCTGGACGTTCACCCTCATCGCCGGATCGATCTGGGCCAACGACGCGTGGGGCCGCTACTGGGGCTTCGACACGAAGGAAGTCTGGACCTTCGTGATCTGGGTGCTCTACGCCGGCTACATCCACGCGCGCGCGACGCGCGGCTGGCGCGGGAGCCGGTCGGCCTGGCTGTCGATCATCGGCTTCACCGCCGTGATCTTCAACTTCACGATCGTGAACATGTTCTTCAAGGGCCTCCACGCCTACTCCGGCCTGAGCTGA
- a CDS encoding YhgE/Pip family protein: MTLHIERARSRRPVTWLTLIGVLLLPVVIGGILVAALYNPTERLDSLNAAIVNEDEAVTIDDQLVPLGRQLTAGLVEGSDDQPSNLTWTISNADDAASGLADGTYAAVITIPENFSAAATSTRPGETPERATIEVTTPPDSLIVDDAITAQVTSAAASIMGEQLSQVYLENVFLGFTTLGDQLGEAATGAQALADGATQAADGATQLADGMPQLASGASGLATGAGDLQGGLGQIAGGIGGAADGARDLADGVNDGAAKLEQTGIVPDGLTTVADGAETATGAAAGYAKTTLAQLQALAAACDPAVNPAGFCTDLAAAVTSAGMASTILNGNGTQQNPGAAALTTYTANGIVDLNAGVTAEFAKQFRSIGAGATKLAGGLDQLASGTSQSAAGAGQLSSGASQLANGIGQAGTGATSLADGVAQLADGTSTLADGLGQASEAVPSYTDSEATSLAEVVANPVGADGVGSSLFGASAIPLLSTLALWFGGLATFIALQAVSRRALTAREPSALLALRGFAPAAALGAAQGLLVAGVVQLASSYDWGQWWVFAGVSVVAGIAFAAVNQALVAVFGGAGRWISALIGVLAVATGVVSTVPGVLSGIAALMPTSPAYNGMLAALTETNGVGAAIAGLMIWAVLAFGATILAVARRRTTSARAVLHAAPSPA, translated from the coding sequence ATGACCCTCCACATCGAACGCGCCCGATCGCGCCGCCCCGTCACGTGGCTGACGCTCATCGGGGTGCTGCTGCTGCCCGTCGTCATCGGCGGCATCCTCGTGGCGGCGCTCTACAACCCGACGGAGCGGCTCGACTCGCTCAACGCCGCCATCGTGAACGAGGACGAGGCGGTCACGATCGACGACCAGCTCGTGCCGCTCGGGCGCCAGCTCACCGCCGGGCTCGTCGAGGGCTCGGACGATCAGCCGAGCAACCTCACGTGGACGATCTCCAACGCCGACGACGCAGCCTCCGGCCTGGCCGACGGCACGTACGCCGCGGTCATCACGATCCCCGAGAACTTCTCGGCGGCCGCGACCTCCACGCGTCCCGGTGAGACTCCCGAGCGCGCCACGATCGAGGTGACGACGCCGCCCGACAGCCTGATCGTCGACGACGCCATCACCGCGCAGGTGACGTCGGCGGCGGCATCCATCATGGGCGAGCAGCTCTCGCAGGTGTACCTCGAGAACGTGTTCCTCGGGTTCACCACGCTCGGCGACCAGCTCGGCGAGGCCGCGACCGGTGCGCAGGCGCTGGCCGACGGCGCGACGCAGGCCGCCGACGGCGCGACCCAGCTCGCCGACGGGATGCCGCAGCTCGCCTCCGGCGCGAGCGGCCTGGCCACCGGCGCGGGCGACCTGCAGGGCGGGCTCGGGCAGATCGCCGGAGGGATCGGCGGCGCGGCGGACGGCGCGCGCGACCTCGCCGACGGAGTGAACGACGGCGCGGCGAAGCTCGAGCAGACGGGGATCGTCCCGGACGGCCTCACGACGGTGGCCGACGGCGCCGAGACGGCGACCGGAGCGGCGGCCGGCTACGCGAAGACGACCCTCGCGCAGCTGCAGGCCCTCGCCGCGGCGTGCGATCCGGCCGTGAATCCGGCCGGCTTCTGCACCGACCTCGCCGCCGCCGTCACATCGGCGGGCATGGCATCGACGATCCTGAACGGCAACGGCACGCAGCAGAACCCCGGCGCCGCGGCGCTGACGACGTACACGGCCAACGGGATCGTCGACCTCAACGCCGGCGTCACCGCGGAGTTCGCGAAGCAGTTCCGCTCCATCGGTGCCGGTGCCACGAAGCTCGCGGGCGGCCTCGACCAGCTGGCCTCCGGCACGTCGCAGTCCGCCGCGGGCGCGGGGCAGCTCTCCTCCGGTGCCTCGCAGCTGGCGAACGGAATCGGGCAGGCGGGCACGGGGGCGACCTCGCTCGCCGACGGCGTCGCCCAGCTGGCCGACGGCACGTCGACGCTCGCGGACGGGCTGGGCCAGGCATCCGAAGCCGTCCCGTCGTACACGGACTCGGAGGCGACGAGCCTCGCCGAGGTCGTCGCGAACCCGGTCGGCGCGGACGGCGTGGGGTCGTCCCTGTTCGGCGCGTCGGCGATCCCGCTGCTGTCGACCCTGGCGCTGTGGTTCGGGGGGCTCGCGACGTTCATCGCGCTGCAGGCCGTCTCGCGCCGCGCCCTCACCGCCCGGGAGCCCTCGGCGCTCCTCGCGCTGCGCGGGTTCGCTCCCGCCGCCGCGCTCGGCGCCGCACAGGGCCTGCTCGTCGCGGGCGTCGTGCAGCTCGCCTCGTCGTACGACTGGGGTCAGTGGTGGGTCTTCGCGGGCGTGAGCGTCGTCGCGGGCATCGCCTTCGCCGCCGTGAACCAGGCGCTCGTCGCGGTGTTCGGCGGCGCGGGCCGGTGGATCTCGGCGCTGATCGGCGTCCTCGCCGTCGCGACCGGCGTCGTGTCGACCGTGCCCGGCGTGCTGTCGGGGATCGCGGCCCTCATGCCGACGTCCCCCGCCTACAACGGCATGCTCGCCGCGCTCACCGAGACCAATGGTGTCGGCGCAGCGATCGCCGGACTCATGATCTGGGCCGTGCTGGCGTTCGGTGCGACGATCCTCGCGGTCGCCCGCCGCCGGACCACGTCGGCCCGCGCCGTGCTCCACGCCGCCCCCTCGCCGGCGTGA
- a CDS encoding MMPL family transporter: MSTLLYALGRWSYRHPWRVLVAWILLLGIAGGSAAVFMKGTDNAFSIPGTEAQEGIALLDRSFPQASGTSAQLVIVAEEGESVADDPYAGAIDETIAQLEDLDGVIAVTDPFNEMVTGLVSDDESAAIIRLQFDGQATDISDETKETLEQVGDDLRETLPEGSQVAMGGDVFATSVPALSLIEGVGVLIALFVLIVTFRSFAVAWFPLVSALIGVGLAIALIYVSTAFASVSSTTPMLAIMLGLAVGIDYALFIVARHQDQVRAGVEPEESAARATGTAGSAVVFAGVTVLIALIGLGFAGIPFLTTMGIAAAVAVAIAVVVAITLTPALLGFSKGRVAGWGHGRKQRGVALPVRRRGTSEADAAPDEAADVEPAAKPAPVAHAPAKKTNRWVMLVTRHPIITTVAVVLTLGVMAIPAASLGLALPNAGQQPETSQARQAYDLTAEHFGPGSNGPLIMTGTIVTSTDPLGLMADLADEIEKVPGVKEIALATPNETADTGLIQIVPETAPDDPATAQLVRDLRALAPELEEEYGVDLKVTGFTAVGIDISDRLGAALLPFGVFVVGLSLVLLMIVFRSIWVPIKAALGYLLSVLAAFGVVAAVFEWGWGAELLHVTREGPVISFMPIILMGVLFGLAMDYEVFLVSRMREDYVHARRGAHPTRADRDIALGAVRSGFTASARVVTAAAIIMFAVFAAFVPEGDASIKPIALGLAVGIAVDAFLVRMTLVPAVMALLGDKAWWMPRWLERVLPHFDIEGEAVERELSLAQWPEPGTTAVVVGEDVAVRADGGAAGDVVLFDGASFRVEPGGTLLVTGDPRAVRAFGLAVAGRLAPSDGRLRVAGHLLPERAAWVRAHVGVALLADADDPVRELRRALGGRTSLVVIDGVDALDHAERDQAAALLRDAQAALRARSDDGTGAHLTVVATAKADGPAISLFSDARRPGVSSLALRAGAASASSIAEVNA; this comes from the coding sequence GTGTCCACCCTGCTGTATGCCCTCGGTCGCTGGTCCTACCGTCACCCGTGGCGGGTGCTCGTGGCCTGGATCCTCCTCCTCGGCATCGCCGGCGGCAGCGCCGCGGTGTTCATGAAGGGCACCGACAACGCCTTCTCGATCCCCGGCACCGAGGCCCAGGAGGGAATCGCGCTGCTCGACCGCAGCTTCCCCCAGGCGAGCGGCACGAGCGCGCAGCTCGTGATCGTCGCGGAGGAAGGGGAGTCCGTCGCCGACGATCCCTACGCCGGCGCGATCGACGAGACCATCGCGCAGCTCGAAGACCTCGACGGCGTCATCGCGGTGACCGACCCGTTCAACGAGATGGTCACCGGACTCGTCTCGGACGACGAGTCGGCGGCGATCATCCGCCTGCAGTTCGACGGCCAGGCCACCGACATCTCGGACGAGACGAAAGAGACCCTCGAGCAGGTCGGCGACGACCTCCGCGAGACGCTCCCCGAAGGCTCCCAGGTCGCGATGGGCGGCGATGTGTTCGCCACCTCGGTCCCGGCGCTCTCGCTCATCGAGGGCGTCGGCGTGCTCATCGCCCTCTTCGTGCTGATCGTCACGTTCCGCTCGTTCGCGGTCGCATGGTTCCCGCTCGTATCGGCCCTCATCGGCGTCGGCCTCGCGATCGCGCTCATCTACGTGTCCACGGCGTTCGCGTCGGTCTCGTCGACCACGCCGATGCTCGCCATCATGCTGGGCCTCGCGGTCGGGATCGACTACGCCCTGTTCATCGTCGCGCGACATCAGGACCAGGTGCGTGCCGGCGTCGAGCCCGAGGAGTCCGCCGCGCGCGCCACCGGCACCGCCGGATCCGCCGTCGTGTTCGCCGGGGTCACGGTGCTCATCGCGCTCATCGGCCTCGGCTTCGCCGGCATTCCGTTCCTCACCACGATGGGCATCGCCGCTGCCGTCGCCGTCGCGATCGCCGTCGTCGTGGCCATCACGCTGACGCCCGCGCTCCTCGGCTTCTCGAAGGGCCGCGTCGCGGGATGGGGTCACGGCCGGAAGCAGCGCGGGGTCGCGCTCCCGGTGCGCCGTCGTGGCACATCGGAAGCGGATGCTGCGCCCGACGAGGCCGCGGACGTCGAACCCGCCGCCAAGCCGGCGCCCGTCGCGCACGCCCCGGCGAAGAAGACGAACCGCTGGGTCATGCTCGTGACGCGGCATCCGATCATCACCACCGTCGCCGTCGTGCTCACTCTCGGAGTCATGGCGATCCCCGCTGCGAGCCTGGGGCTCGCGCTGCCGAACGCCGGGCAGCAGCCCGAGACCAGCCAGGCACGCCAGGCGTACGACCTCACCGCGGAGCACTTCGGCCCCGGCTCGAACGGCCCGCTCATCATGACCGGCACGATCGTGACCTCGACGGACCCGCTCGGCCTCATGGCCGACCTCGCCGACGAGATCGAGAAGGTCCCCGGGGTCAAGGAGATCGCGCTCGCCACGCCGAACGAGACCGCCGACACCGGGCTGATCCAGATCGTGCCCGAGACCGCGCCCGACGATCCCGCCACCGCGCAGCTCGTCCGCGACCTGCGCGCGCTGGCTCCGGAGCTCGAGGAGGAGTACGGCGTCGACCTCAAGGTGACCGGCTTCACCGCCGTCGGCATCGACATCTCCGACCGCCTCGGCGCCGCGCTGCTGCCGTTCGGCGTGTTCGTCGTCGGCCTCTCGCTCGTGCTCCTGATGATCGTGTTCCGGTCGATCTGGGTGCCGATCAAGGCGGCGCTCGGCTACCTGCTGTCGGTGCTCGCCGCCTTCGGCGTCGTCGCCGCCGTCTTCGAGTGGGGCTGGGGTGCGGAGCTGCTGCACGTCACCCGCGAGGGCCCGGTGATCAGCTTCATGCCGATCATCCTCATGGGCGTGCTGTTCGGGCTCGCGATGGACTACGAGGTGTTCCTCGTCAGCCGCATGCGCGAGGACTACGTTCACGCCCGCCGCGGCGCGCACCCGACGCGCGCCGACCGCGACATCGCGCTCGGCGCGGTGCGCTCGGGCTTCACCGCATCGGCCCGCGTGGTCACCGCCGCCGCGATCATCATGTTCGCCGTCTTCGCGGCCTTCGTCCCCGAGGGCGACGCCTCCATCAAGCCCATCGCGCTGGGTCTCGCCGTCGGCATCGCAGTCGACGCGTTCCTCGTGCGCATGACGCTGGTCCCCGCGGTCATGGCTCTGCTGGGCGACAAGGCCTGGTGGATGCCGCGCTGGCTCGAACGGGTGCTCCCCCACTTCGACATCGAAGGCGAGGCGGTGGAACGCGAGCTCTCGCTCGCGCAATGGCCCGAGCCCGGGACGACCGCCGTCGTCGTCGGCGAGGACGTCGCCGTCCGCGCCGACGGCGGGGCCGCGGGAGACGTCGTGCTCTTCGACGGTGCGAGCTTCCGGGTCGAGCCGGGCGGCACGCTCCTCGTGACGGGCGATCCGCGGGCGGTCCGCGCCTTCGGACTGGCCGTCGCCGGACGCCTCGCCCCGAGCGACGGACGCCTGCGCGTCGCCGGCCATCTGCTCCCGGAGCGCGCGGCCTGGGTGCGTGCGCACGTCGGCGTGGCGCTCCTCGCCGACGCCGACGACCCCGTGCGCGAACTGCGCCGCGCGCTCGGCGGACGCACGAGCCTCGTCGTGATCGACGGCGTCGACGCGCTCGACCACGCCGAACGCGACCAGGCGGCCGCGCTGCTGCGGGACGCTCAGGCCGCACTGCGGGCCCGCTCCGACGACGGCACCGGGGCGCACCTCACCGTCGTCGCCACCGCGAAGGCCGACGGCCCCGCGATCTCCCTCTTCTCCGACGCCCGACGCCCCGGCGTGAGTTCGCTCGCGCTGCGGGCGGGCGCGGCATCCGCTTCTTCCATCGCCGAGGTGAACGCATGA
- a CDS encoding TetR/AcrR family transcriptional regulator, which translates to MTDTVAVTSRRREATRQKLLDAAAEVFAEVGLDAASVEAICDRAGFTRGAFYSNFETKDELFLELAGNVARERVAAVRRRVGDLERAGAFEDAPNDAFAIIQQVLDVSADDRLGVLLMNEIRIHALRHSDLASAYLAQDEEMRESVAQIIDDIGRANVLRFRLPPDAAARLMLTVWESAAVRSVMAGLDYDEMCRRTNEELARVAQLIIEPPQG; encoded by the coding sequence ATGACCGACACCGTCGCCGTGACCTCGCGCAGACGCGAGGCCACCAGGCAGAAGCTCCTGGATGCCGCAGCCGAGGTCTTCGCCGAAGTGGGGCTGGATGCGGCATCCGTCGAGGCCATCTGCGACCGCGCCGGCTTCACCCGCGGCGCCTTCTACTCGAACTTCGAGACGAAGGACGAGCTGTTCCTCGAGCTCGCCGGCAACGTGGCGCGCGAGCGCGTGGCCGCCGTCCGGCGCCGGGTTGGCGACCTCGAGCGCGCCGGAGCCTTCGAGGACGCCCCTAACGACGCGTTCGCGATCATCCAGCAGGTCCTCGACGTGTCGGCGGACGACCGGCTGGGCGTGCTGCTCATGAACGAGATCCGCATCCACGCGCTGCGCCACTCCGATCTCGCGTCGGCCTACCTCGCGCAGGACGAGGAGATGCGCGAGAGCGTCGCGCAGATCATCGACGACATCGGGCGCGCGAACGTGCTCCGCTTCCGTCTTCCGCCCGACGCCGCCGCGCGCCTCATGCTCACCGTGTGGGAGAGCGCAGCGGTGCGCTCGGTCATGGCCGGTCTCGACTACGACGAGATGTGCCGTCGCACCAACGAGGAGCTCGCCCGCGTCGCGCAGCTGATCATCGAGCCGCCGCAGGGCTGA
- a CDS encoding o-succinylbenzoate synthase produces the protein MPPPLAELLASAHVVALPLAARFRGVEVREAVVFEGPEGWTEFSPFVEYDDREASSWLAAAIDFGWMPQPAPVRDRVPVNATVPAVDAASVPSVLARFDGCRTAKVKVAEPGQRLADDIARVAAVRAAMGPEGRVRIDANGAWNVDEAERALHALAEFDLEYAEQPCETVEELAELRRRVKYMDIPIAADESVRKAADPLAVARAGAADLIVVKAQPLGGVRRALEIVAEAGLPAVVSSALDTSIGLSMGVALAAALPELDYDCGLGTASLFTTDVADPALAPRGGVLPVGRVTPDPALLAGNAASADRRDWWLDRIARCHAVLAAR, from the coding sequence ATCCCTCCCCCGCTCGCCGAGCTCCTCGCCTCGGCGCACGTGGTCGCACTCCCCCTCGCTGCGAGGTTCCGCGGCGTGGAGGTGCGCGAGGCGGTCGTGTTCGAGGGCCCCGAGGGATGGACCGAGTTCTCCCCGTTCGTCGAGTACGACGATCGCGAGGCCTCGAGCTGGCTCGCCGCGGCGATCGACTTCGGATGGATGCCGCAGCCCGCCCCCGTTCGGGATCGGGTGCCGGTCAACGCCACGGTGCCGGCCGTTGACGCGGCATCCGTCCCCTCGGTCCTGGCGCGCTTCGACGGCTGCCGCACCGCGAAGGTCAAGGTGGCCGAGCCCGGGCAGCGCCTCGCCGACGACATCGCCCGCGTGGCGGCCGTTCGCGCGGCGATGGGTCCGGAGGGCCGGGTGCGGATCGACGCGAACGGGGCCTGGAACGTCGACGAGGCCGAGCGCGCGCTGCACGCACTCGCCGAGTTCGACCTGGAGTACGCCGAACAGCCGTGCGAGACGGTCGAAGAGCTCGCCGAGCTGCGGCGCCGTGTGAAGTACATGGACATCCCGATCGCCGCCGACGAGAGCGTGCGCAAGGCGGCCGACCCGCTCGCCGTCGCCCGCGCGGGCGCAGCCGACCTGATCGTGGTGAAGGCGCAGCCGCTGGGCGGCGTGCGGCGAGCGCTCGAGATCGTGGCCGAAGCCGGTCTTCCGGCGGTCGTGTCGAGTGCGCTGGACACGTCGATCGGGCTCTCGATGGGGGTCGCGCTGGCCGCCGCCCTCCCCGAGCTCGACTACGACTGCGGGCTCGGCACCGCTTCGCTGTTCACCACGGATGTCGCCGACCCGGCGCTCGCTCCTCGCGGCGGCGTCCTTCCGGTCGGACGTGTGACGCCTGATCCCGCTCTGCTCGCGGGGAACGCGGCATCCGCCGATCGACGCGACTGGTGGCTCGACCGGATCGCGCGGTGCCACGCGGTGCTCGCGGCGCGCTGA
- a CDS encoding PadR family transcriptional regulator, with the protein MSETEILETHLQEMRRGTIVLACLRLLEAPGYGYGLLEELGQRGFPTDANTLYPLLRRLEKQGFLTSEWNTDEARPRKFYRTSAAGTRLANSLTDEFRAIATAIGALPEEH; encoded by the coding sequence ATGAGCGAAACCGAGATCCTCGAGACGCACCTGCAGGAGATGCGGCGCGGCACCATCGTGCTGGCCTGTCTTCGCCTGCTCGAGGCGCCCGGCTACGGGTACGGCCTGCTCGAGGAGCTGGGGCAGCGCGGCTTCCCCACCGACGCGAACACGCTGTATCCCCTGCTGCGGCGACTCGAGAAGCAGGGCTTTCTCACGAGCGAGTGGAACACAGACGAGGCCCGGCCACGCAAGTTCTACCGCACCAGCGCCGCCGGCACCCGCCTGGCGAACTCCCTCACCGACGAATTCCGCGCCATCGCGACCGCGATCGGCGCCCTCCCCGAGGAGCACTGA
- a CDS encoding permease prefix domain 1-containing protein, whose protein sequence is MTSTATLTDRYVDAAMRSVPEAQRADLAAELRASIADQIEARVESGESHEAAERAVLTDLGDPDKLAAGYTDRPLWLVGPRYFLQWWRLLKLLLWIVIPCAVFGVSLALVLDGATFGEIMGAIWPLALTVGVHVAFWTTLAFVIVERTEGREKSLPFEEWTVDQLPEPRPRGAGLSDLVASLVFLVVAAGAILWDLFIGFVPTEPGLSFLAPGLWPGWILGLFALMALEAGLAVTVYAVGRWTAWLAVVNGILNAAIAIPAIWLLMQGELINPAYFPAIIGEDGAEVGGIVTVVVGFVIAGIAVWDTIDGGLKAYRARKP, encoded by the coding sequence ATGACCTCCACCGCCACCCTCACCGATCGTTACGTCGACGCCGCGATGCGCTCCGTCCCCGAGGCGCAGCGTGCCGATCTCGCCGCGGAGCTGCGTGCGTCGATCGCCGACCAGATCGAGGCGCGCGTCGAGTCCGGCGAGTCGCACGAAGCCGCCGAGCGCGCCGTGCTCACCGACCTGGGCGACCCCGACAAGCTCGCCGCCGGCTACACGGACCGGCCGCTGTGGCTCGTCGGCCCGCGCTACTTCCTGCAGTGGTGGCGCCTGCTCAAGCTGCTGCTGTGGATCGTCATCCCCTGTGCCGTGTTCGGCGTCTCGCTCGCCCTGGTGCTCGACGGCGCGACGTTCGGCGAGATCATGGGCGCGATCTGGCCGCTCGCGCTCACCGTCGGCGTGCACGTGGCGTTCTGGACGACGCTCGCCTTCGTCATCGTGGAGCGCACCGAGGGTCGCGAGAAGTCCCTGCCCTTCGAGGAGTGGACCGTCGATCAGCTTCCCGAGCCCCGCCCCCGCGGTGCCGGCCTGAGCGATCTCGTCGCCTCGCTGGTGTTCCTCGTGGTCGCTGCGGGCGCGATCCTGTGGGATCTCTTCATCGGCTTCGTGCCGACCGAGCCCGGCCTGTCCTTCCTCGCGCCGGGGCTCTGGCCGGGGTGGATCCTGGGCCTGTTCGCCCTCATGGCGCTCGAGGCCGGACTCGCCGTCACGGTCTACGCGGTCGGGCGCTGGACGGCGTGGCTCGCCGTGGTGAACGGCATCCTCAACGCGGCGATCGCCATCCCCGCGATCTGGCTGCTGATGCAGGGCGAGCTCATCAATCCCGCGTACTTCCCCGCGATCATCGGCGAGGACGGCGCCGAAGTCGGTGGAATCGTCACGGTGGTCGTCGGATTCGTGATCGCCGGCATCGCCGTCTGGGACACGATCGACGGCGGTCTCAAGGCCTATCGCGCCCGCAAGCCCTGA